In Acidobacteriota bacterium, the sequence CGCGCGATCCTCGCCCGGTCGAAGGGCTTCGACCCGGACGACCGCGAGGCGATCGCCATGTGGGACACCTCGCTCAGCACGCTGATGTTCGGGCGGATCGTCACCAACATGGGCCGGTTCTTCACCGTCGTCGGGATCGTCACGCTCGCCCTCGGCGGCATCGGCGTGATGAACATCATGCTCATCGCCGTCAGGGACCGCACCCGCGAGATTGGCGTGCGCAAGGCGCTCGGCGCGACGACGCGTGCCATCGAGCGGCAGTTCTTCCTGGAAGGCGTCTTCCTGACCGGTCTCGCCGGAGGCGTCGGCCTCGCCGTCGGCTTCGGGTTGTGCGCGCTCATCAACCTCGCGCCGATGCCCGAGCGGTTCTCCGGGATGGTCGTGACGCCAGGCGCGGCGGTCTTTGCGATTGCCGCCCTGGCGATGGTCGGGCTCGCGTCGTCGCTCCTGCCGGCGCGACGCGCGGCACAATTGCCGCCCACCGAGGCGCTGCGCTACGAGATGTGACGATGCACGACACGCTCTCTTCGACGAGTGCCGAGAAGCTGGGGCTTCGCGCCGCGACGCCGGCCGTGAGACGCCGACCGGGCGCCCTGTCGCTCACGGTGATGCGCGAGGTGGTCCGCGAGGCGATGTACGGGATCGCGCGCAACCGGATCCGGGCCGGCCTCTCGATGCTCGGCATCTCGTGGGGCATCGTGTCGGTGGTCGTCCTGATGGCGTACGGCAACGGTTTTCACGGGGCGATTGGCGCGGGGTTCGCAGGGGCGTTCGGCAGCGGCACCGTGGTGACGTGGCCCGGGCAGACGAGCATGCAGGCAGGAGGCGAGCGCGCGGGCCGGCGTGTGCGGCTGACCCTGTCGGATGTCGACGCCGTGCGGGCCCTGCCGCTCGTGAAGTACGCCAGCCCCGAGCACGTCATGCGACCGCCCATCGCCTTCGGCGACAAGCAGGTCGTGCAGCCGGTGCGCGGCGTGAACGTCGAGTACGGCATCATGCGCAACGAGCGGCCGGCCCCGGGCGAGGGGCGCTGGCTGACCGACGAGGACATCGAGCAGCGCCGTCGGGTCGCGTTTCTCGGGCGCGAGGTGCACCGGAAGCTCTTCGGCAGCCGGTACGCCGTCGGGCAGACCATCCGCATCAACGGCATCCCCTTCGAGGTCATCGGGGTGATGGAGGACAAGGTGCAGATGTCGGCGTACTTCGCGCCGGATCGCTACTGCGTCTTCATCCCGCACACCGTGTTCGGGCAGATCGGCGATGCGCGCTACCTGTCGACGCTCGTGTTCCAGACCGTCGACCCGATGCAGCAGGAGCGCGCGCTCAAGCAGGTGCGCGCGACGCTCGGGGGCATCCACCGGTTCAACCCGGCCGACGAGCGCGCGGTCAACCTGATGGACTCGGTCGAGATCTCGAAGTCGGTGGGCGGGATCACGAATGGCCTAAAGCTCGTGCTGACGTTCATCGGCGTGCTGACGCTCGCCATCGGTGGCGTCGGCATCATGAACATCATGTTCGTGTCGGTCACCGAGCGCACGCGCGAGATCGGCATCCGCAAGGCGCTCGGCGCCCGTCGGCGCGAGATCCTCTTCCAGTTTCTCTTCGAGGGGCTCGTGATCACCTTCCTGGGCGGGGCGCTCGGCGTGGTCGTGTCGGCAGGGCTCGTGTGGGCGGTCACGCCCCGGCCGTTCCTCGCGGAGCTACTCGACGACCTCTCGCGCGCCACCGACATTCACCTCGCCCTGTCGGCGGAACTGCTCGCCGTGAGCGCGGCCATCCTGATGTTCGTGGGGCTCGTGGCGGGCCTGCTCCCCGCGGTCCGCGCGTCGCGCCTCGACCCGATCGAGTCGTTGCGGTACGAGTAGGGGCGACGCCCTGCGTCGCCCGCGCGAGGCC encodes:
- a CDS encoding ABC transporter permease encodes the protein MHDTLSSTSAEKLGLRAATPAVRRRPGALSLTVMREVVREAMYGIARNRIRAGLSMLGISWGIVSVVVLMAYGNGFHGAIGAGFAGAFGSGTVVTWPGQTSMQAGGERAGRRVRLTLSDVDAVRALPLVKYASPEHVMRPPIAFGDKQVVQPVRGVNVEYGIMRNERPAPGEGRWLTDEDIEQRRRVAFLGREVHRKLFGSRYAVGQTIRINGIPFEVIGVMEDKVQMSAYFAPDRYCVFIPHTVFGQIGDARYLSTLVFQTVDPMQQERALKQVRATLGGIHRFNPADERAVNLMDSVEISKSVGGITNGLKLVLTFIGVLTLAIGGVGIMNIMFVSVTERTREIGIRKALGARRREILFQFLFEGLVITFLGGALGVVVSAGLVWAVTPRPFLAELLDDLSRATDIHLALSAELLAVSAAILMFVGLVAGLLPAVRASRLDPIESLRYE